From one Lolium rigidum isolate FL_2022 chromosome 4, APGP_CSIRO_Lrig_0.1, whole genome shotgun sequence genomic stretch:
- the LOC124650456 gene encoding uncharacterized protein LOC124650456: MEASPSCSDSFSRSWLVCKAPPPSSFEHVDADADAGLGCSFNSSTSFIDMDPAELFSMRWTSAAPMPPAEQEEEAAEFDFGQLACAGAAQCSSPLLVGAGLPTLLPCEPRNSIASYADAAFYSAQSTPASAVSSSRRAGGAKAPLRILLRYMRLLAPLCRKVRALPARALSPRSTTPRAAAFAGATTASPARQSTSSYASAAEYWCQGHAETAVRDAILYCKKSVQGQDA, from the coding sequence ATGGAGGCCTCGCCGTCTTGCAGCGACAGCTTCTCCCGCTCGTGGCTCGTCTGcaaggcgccgccgccgtcgtccttcGAGCATGTCGACGCCGACGCCGATGCCGGCCTCGGGTGTTCGTTCAACAGCTCCACGTCCTTCATCGACATGGACCCCGCGGAGCTCTTCTCGATGCGGTGGACGTCCGCCGCACCCATGCCGCCGgcagagcaggaagaggaggcggcagaGTTCGACTTCGGCCAGCTGGCATGCGCCGGCGCAGCGCAGTGCTCCTCCCCGCTGCTTGTCGGCGCCGGACTACCCACCCTCCTCCCGTGCGAGCCGCGAAACAGCATCGCGTCGTACGCCGACGCCGCGTTCTACTCCGCGCAGAGCACGCCGGCCTCCGCGGTCAGCAGCTCGCGGCGCGCGGGCGGCGCCAAGGCGCCGCTGCGGATACTGCTCCGGTACATGCGGCTCCTCGCGCCGCTGTGCCGGAAGGTGAGAGCGCTTCCGGCGCGGGCGCTGTCGCCGCGGTCGACGACGCCCAGGGCTGCCGCCTTCGCCGGGGCGACGACGGCGTCCCCGGCGCGGCAGTCCACGTCCAGCTACGCGAGCGCCGCCGAGTACTGGTGCCAGGGCCACGCCGAAACCGCCGTGAGGGACGCCATCCTCTATTGCAAGAAATCGGTCCAAGGACAGGACGCGTGA